The following nucleotide sequence is from Corynebacterium hindlerae.
TTGAAAGAGACCTCGGATGGTCGTGATTTGCAGACGCATCTTCGTCCAAACAGCGTGGACTGGGACTTAACGCGCAACGACGCTACGTCGCTTCACGACGACAAGCTGCCCAATGACACAACCACCTCAATGTTCTTCGCCACTGAGGATGGAAGTAACGTAGTTAATCTGACCAATAACTACGAGATCATCCCGGCCAAGCTCGATTTCTCCAAGAAGATCACCGCCGCAAACCAGGCTGAGCTTGATGAGGTCACCAAGGGTGGCGCCGTGGAGTTTTCCTACCGATGTGAGGGAGTGGGATACACCAAGGGCGTGATCGGCCCGAAGCTGGGAAGCAACCTTGATGTGATGTTGCCAAACAAGATCACGGTGGATCAGTTCACGGAAACGGTGAGCAATCCAGACGGTACGGTGTCCAAGGTTTACCGCCCGAACTTTGACTTGGTGGTGTCTTCCGGTGCACTTTGTACGTTTACGGAAGTAGGCGCGAGCACCGATGCCGTTGGGTTCACCAAAGCTGTTTCCATCAATGGCGAGCAGGGAACGTCGCTGGAACAGCGGATTGTGGAAAACTCTGATCAACTGCAAGCTTTCAATTTCGACAACAACTATTCCCGAAAGATGGTGCCAGTCCGTTTGGTTGCCCTGAAAGAGGGTTTCCTTGATGGAGTTTCTCCTGAGGGATACCACCTGAACGTCAAGTGCGATGATGGTCGGCAGACGACGGCAGAAGTGGTGCAAACATTGAATCAAGCGCAAACGACGGTATCGGTTACTGACGCGACACCACCTGTTGCTGGTCAGATCGTTAATCTTCCCGCGGGTTCTTCCTGTTCCTTGACGGTTTCCGGAGCGTCGTTAGCGGCGCTGCCCACGCTAGAAGTGACCCAGGGAACTCGTACCCCGTTCATTCAGTTTGGTGATTGGGTAGGTCATAAAAAGTCAGATACCAACCCAACGGTGAGCAACCCTAATATTGCTCCTGCTGATGTCACAGCAGCCATGAAACAGTACGAGCACAAGTTCGTCGTGCCTTCTGATGCTGTCACTACCGCTGATGGCGAAGTGATGACGGTCGCTGCGGATGTTTATTACCCGCAAGACACCGTGGATGTGACGTTCACCAAGGAGATGGCTGGTTCGCCCGAGGGAACTCCTTCCTTCGAATTCTCCACAAACTGTATTGCTGGCAACAGCTTTACTCTCAGCGCTGGTAACTCGGTCAAGCTGCCCAATGTTCCGGTAACTAAGACCTGCTCCTTCACTGAAATCAATGACTCGCTGGACAACGCGCAGCCGATCCTGGAGGTGACTTCTCATGGGGACAGGTTGGGCAATATTCAGGTGAGTAACGCCTTTACCGAACAGGACACCGCGGAACTACACAGTGTTTCTGCGGCGGTGCTGCCGGTAACTTCTGCCACCGACACCTCCTCCGGTGGGGCGCCATGGTCCTTGGTTGCAACTAACAAGTACCCTGCGCTAAAGATCACCAAGCGTATCGCTGGCGCGCCGATCAGCTCGGTGACGGGTGCAGTTGCCGATATGGCCTTGATCCCGCACACGCAGGATTCCATGGAATTCACCTACACTGTGGAAAATAAGGGTGCGATCGACCTAACTAAGCTCAGTTTCGTCGAACCTGGGCTAGCCGGGCGTACCGTGATCCAGCCTGACGGCACGGAGGTCACCATTGACGCCGAAGGCAACATTCCGTCTGAGGTGTGTACGCTGAGTGGCACTGACCTCAACTCCGGTGCAACAGCTACCTGTACCTTCACGGTGAAGATCACGGAGCCTCATGACCAAAACTTCACCTACAAGCCGTCCGATGGAAAAGTCACCGTCACTGGCACTGCTTCTGCCGGGGTGATAACAGCTTCCGATTCATTCGGTGCGTTCCGCCCAATGGATTCCCTTGCCTGGGCACTGCCGGAAACCGGTGTGCAAACGCTGGTGTGGGTGTTGATACTGGGACTGCTCATCCTTGGCTACGGCGTGTACCGTTGGCGACGTGATCGCGAGGAGGAGGACAGTTAGCGGGCAGCGGGCGTCGAAAAGCAAGCAGCGTAAACGACGCTCCTGGTTGTGGATCGTGCTGGGCGCGCTGCTGCTGCTTTACCCGATCGTTGCGACGCTGTGGAACGATCACCTGTTGCAGCAGCAAGCCCGGGAATACAGCACGAATGTCGAAAGGATTGAGCCTCGGGAAGAGATTCAGCGCCTGCGCCGCGAAGCCGAAGAATACAACGCGTGGCTGGAAACTGAGGGGCACCACGCAATGCCCCCAGAGGACAGCTCCCCAGGTTTCGACCGGTACATGGCAACGCTCAACCCGCCGGAAACCCAAGGCACGCTCGGGCGCATCTCGATTGAATCCATCAACGTGGACCTGCCGATTGCCCACACCTCGCGCCCCGCGGTGCTGTACCACGGGGCGGGGCACATGTTCGGATCCGATTTGCCCATTGGCGGGCTAGGGAACAACGTAGTGATCACCGCCCACACCGGGATGGTGAACGCGTCAATGTTTGACCAGCTCCCGACCCTGAAAAACGGGGCAATCGTGAAAGTGGAAGTGCTCGACGAAACGCTGTATTACCAGGTCACAGGGCGAAAAATTGTGAAACCTGATGATTGGCGAGACATCACCTACGAACCCAACCGAGACAAACTCACCCTCGTCACATGCACCCCATACGGCATCAACTCAGATCGCTTACTCGTCGAAGCTGACAGAGTGGACCCATCCAGCCTGGACGCGGGAGCGAAGTGGAAACTGCCACTGTCGTGGTGGATGATCCTGGACCTGCTGATTCTGTTAATTGTCTTCCTGATCCTGCTCATCGGGGAACGGCGACGGCGCAAGAGGAAGCAAGCGCGGGGCATGGATAGGGATTTGTCCCGGAAAACAAATCGCTATCAACACCCCTAATCCGTCAACCGCACTTGCCGTTGCGCAACTAGTGGCCGTGGCGAGTACTGGGAGCGCAGTTCGCGGAGGGTTGCTGCGTGTTCGAAGAGGCGCTTGTCTTCCTCGGTGACCGGCGTGAACTGGCGGGCGGGTAGTGGGTTGCCGTCGATGTCCACAGCAACGTAGGACACAGTCGCATGAATGGCGGTTTCCAGGTGGGAGCGGCCGCCACGCGGTGCACCGGAGCGGACGTGGATGGACGTTTGCATCCCTCGTGCGTCGGTGCGGATGAGGCGGGCGTCTACCTCGATGAGGTCGCCGATCTGGATGGGGCGGTAGAAGCGGATGCCACCAGCGTAAACAGCGACGGTGTGTTCGCCGGACCATTCCATGGTGCAGGCGGCGCCGGCTTCGTCGATCCACTCCATTGCGGTGCCACCGTGGACCTTGCCGCCCCAGTTCACGTCAGTCGGTTTGGCCAGGAAGCGGGTGATGAGGCGCGGGGCGTCGGAAGGGCCGTCGTAGGTTTGCTTTTCCATTTCAGCCTCGATGGCCTGGCGCAGCTCAATGCGGGAGAGGGCGGCTTCGTAGACGCGTCGTTCTTCGTCGGTGGTGGGTTCGTAGGTGGGTACTGCCACGGATTTTCCGGTGGCGGTGTCCTTCGCCACGAAGATGACCAGACAATCGCAGGCACGGGTGAAGACACCTTCGCGAGGGTCTGCGGAGAACACCTCGTTGATGATGTGCATGGAGGAGCGCCCCGTCATAGCGATTCGGGAACGCACCTCCACCATGTGTCCAGAGGGGATCGGACGGAAGAAGTGAATGTGACCCACGTAAGCTGTGACGCAGTAAGTCCCGGACCACGATGTGGCGCACGCGTATGCCGCCTTGTCGATCCATTCCAGCACGCGTCCACCATTGATGCCGTGGTTGCCAGCCATGAGCACATCCGTCGGTGCGGCCAGGAAACGAAGAGTGATGGCAGGGGAGCGGTCCGGCATAAGATGACTTTCAGATCGAGTAACTACATGAACGTAAGAATTCACTATATATTCTTGTCACCTCAGCAACATGGAAGCCGAGCCTATGCCTACCCCCAAGAAAGTGGATCCCGCCGAAACCCGCGCGGCTGTCCTCGCCATCGCCGATTGGATTAGGGACGAGGATTGCGGGCAACGGCCGTCGAGAAGCCAGCTTGCCGACGCCACCCGCCTCACCGCCCGGACCCTAGCGCAGACCGCGCCGGGGCAGAGCGTGGAGCTGCGTGTGCCGCCGTTCGTGGCTGTGCAATGCATTCAGGGGCCACGGCATACCAGGGGGACGCCACCGAATGTGGTGGAGATGTCGCCGCGCGAGTGGCTTCGAGTAGCAACGGGCATGGAAGCTTTCGCGACAGCAAAAAAAGACTGCTCAGGCACCCGCGCGGGTGAGATAGAGCATTGGCTACCCATACTAAACCTAGGCTAAACTTCGTTGTGACCTGCGGAAATAGTGGTTAGCATTATGGATTAGTAACGCCTGATATGTGTAAGGGAGCGTCCATCATGACCGGCCACGACCAAGAATTTTTTGAACCACACGCAACGGGCGTGAACTCTAAACTCAACTGGCTGCGCGCCGGGGTGTTGGGTGCGAATGACGGCATCGTCTCAGTCGCAGGCCTGCTGATGGGTGTGGCCGCCGCCGGTGCCGGTTCCAAAGAACTCATGACGGCAGGCATCGCATCCGTCGCCTCCGGCGCTGTCTCCATGGCGCTCGGCGAATACGTCTCCGTCTCCGCACAACGAGACACCGAACGACAGCTCGTGGCTAAAGAAAAGTGGGAGCTGGAGCATTTCCCAGACCATGAACATGCTGAGCTGGTCGGGATATTAAAAGAAAAGGGCATGTCGGCGGAAACGGCAGAGATTGCCGCCACTGAGATGGAGAACAGTAATGCTCTAGCTGCTCATCTCGATATGGAGCTGGGTATGGACGCGGAAGAGCTGACCAACCCATGGGTGGCTGCGGGGTCTAGTGCCGTGTCCTTTGTAGTTGGTGCGATGATTCCGTTCCTGTGCGCGATTTTCGCACCAGTCCAGGCGCGGGTGTGGGTGATCCTGCTGGGTACGGTGGTGGCGCTCACCCTTACCGGTGGGTTGTCCGCGAAGTTCTCTGACTCTAGCAAGGGGCGCTCGGTTACCCGCCTCGTTGTTGGTGGCGCACTCGCGCTTGGGGTGACATACCTGATCGGTTGGCTTTTCGGGGTGTCGGTGACCTAACCGGAATGTGGTGGTTGAGACCTAGACCGGCTACGATGAACACTGTGGTAGACGACCGTACTTTTAAGCGCCCGGATTTGGATGACCACGGTGAAAATGCCCCTCGTGAAGAGTGTGGTGTTTTCGGTGTGTGGGCCCCGGGTGAAGACGTTGCAAAACTTACCTACTACGGCCTATACGCTCTGCAGCACCGCGGGCAAGAAGCCGCAGGCATCGCGGTAGGCGATGGTGATTCAATCGTCGTATTCAAAGACTTGGGCCTAGTCTCCCAAGTCTTTGACGAGCAATCCTTGGGTGCCCTTAAAGGCGACCTTGCAGTGGGGCATACTCGCTACTCCACCGCAGGTGGTGTCTCCTGGGAAAACTCCCAACCTATGTTCCGGGTTACCCCAGACGATATTGACGTGGCACTCGGACACAATGGCAACCTCGTTAACTACGTAGAACTGTTGGAAGAAGCCACAGCTCTGGGGCTGGTGAGCAAGGACTCCCACCCGTCTGACTCCGACATCATGACAGCGCTGCTGGCGAACAATGCCCGTGACGGCAAGACGATCTTCCAATCTGCCCAGGAACTCCTTCCTCGTATCAAGGGAGCGTTCTGTCTCACCTTCATGGACGGCAAAAGCCTCTACGCTGCTCGCGACCCGCACGGCGTCCGGCCACTGTCCATCGGCCGTCTCGATTCCGGCTGGGTTGTTGCCTCGGAGACCTGTGCGCTCGATATCGTGGGCGCGTCTTTCGTTCGCGACGTAGAACCGGGCGAGCTGCTGCGTATCGACGCTTCCGGTATCCACAGCGTCCGCTTCGCGGAACCAACCCGCAAACTGTGCGTGTTCGAGCACGTCTACCTCGCACGCCCAGACTCCGTCATCTCCGGACATTCGGTCCATGCCAGCCGCGTGGAAATCGGTCGTCGACTGGCGAAGGAATGGCCGGCAGACGCTGACATGGTGATGCCAACCCCAGATTCAGGCACACCAGCCGCAGTGGGCTACGCGCAAGGCTCCGGTATCCCATTTGGCCTCGGCCTAGTGAAGAACGCTTACGTGGGCCGTACCTTCATTCAGCCAACGCAGACTATTCGCCAGCTCGGTATCCGCCTCAAGCTCAACCCGCTCAAGGGGGAGATCGCTGGTAAAAAGCTCGTAGTGGTGGATGATTCCATCGTCCGTGGCAATACTCAGCGTGCCTTGATCCGAATGCTGCGCGAGGCCGGCGCCGCGGAAGTACACGTCCGTATTGCTTCGCCACCAGTGAAGTGGCCCTGCTTCTACGGCATTGATTTCGCGTCCCCAGGTGAGCTGATCGCGAACAACGTGGATGACTCAAATGAGGCAGCCATGGTGGAGTCGGTTCGCGTGGCGTTGGGGGCGGACTCCCTCGGCTACGTCTCCGTGGACGGCATGGTCGCTGCCACCGGAGAACAGCGCGAGAACTTGTGCTGCGCATGCTTCGACGGCAAGTACCCACTCGGGCTGCCGGAGGGCAACGCCAATGCGGAGCTCGTGAAGACCATGCAGGCAGAAAACTAACCCAGGAGAAGTGAACACACCGATGACTGACAACAACGAACAAGTGACCTCGTACGCTGCCGCTGGCGTGGACATTGAAGCTGGCGACCGCGCGGTGGAACTGTTCGCACCACACGCCAAGCGCGCTACCCGACCTGAGGTTCGCGGTAGCCTCGGTGGCTTTGCTGGACTGTTTGCCCTGGGCAAGTACAAGGAGCCACTGCTCGCTGCCGGATCCGACGGCGTGGGAACTAAGCTGGCCGTGGCTCAGGCTATGGACAAGCACGACACCATCGGCATCGACCTGGTGGCAATGTGCGTTGATGACCTGGTCGTCTGTGGCGCGGAACCACTGTTCCTGCAGGACTACATCGCCATTGGCAAGGTTGTTCCAGAGCACGTGGCTCAGATCGTTGCGGGTATCGCAGAAGGCTGCGTCCAGGCAGGTTGCGCGCTCCTGGGCGGCGAAACCGCGGAACACCCCGGCGTGATGGAACCCGACCACTACGACGTATCCGCTACCGCAGTGGGCGTTGTGGAAGCTGAGGAGCTCCTCGGCCCCGACCGCGTGCGCACCGGCGACGTACTGATCGCGATGAAGTCCTCCGGTCTGCACTCCAACGGCTACTCCTTGGCCCGCCACGTCCTGCTGGAAAAGGCTGCACTGCCACTGGATACCCACATGGATGAGCTTGGCCGCACCCTCGGTGAAGAACTCCTCGAACCAACCCGCATCTACGCCAAAGACTGCCTCGCGCTGGCCAACGAATGCGAAGTCCACACCTTCTGCCACGTTACCGGTGGCGGACTAGTGGGCAACATGGTTCGTATCATCCCAGAAGGCATGGTCGCTGAGATGTCCCGTGCGACCTGGACCCCAGGCCCAATCTTCCGCACCATCGAACGCCTGGGCAAGGTGCCACAGGAAGAGATGGAGAAGACCTTCAACATGGGCATCGGCATGGTCGCCGTCGTTGCCGCCGAAGACCGCGACCGCGCGCTCGCCATGCTCACCGCACGGCATATCGACGCCTGGGAGCTCGGAACCGTCCGCTCTGCCGCAGATGGGGAGAGCGACCGCGCCATCCTCAAGGGTGCACACCCGGACGCCTAAAAAAATCTGCTTCATAAGCCGGGCCCGTTGAGAGGCCCGGCTTTGCATTAGTTCCTATGCTTGCGGGGCACCACACAAGCTGAACGCGAGACGTGGAATTCGAGTCTCGGTGAATATAACCCCATTTTTGTGCTGCACATTTGCTATTTCATCCGAGACTCGAATTCCAGGACTCGCATTTTTGGTGGCGTGGCCCCTAGATCGGCACCTGCCCTAGGTCACCACGGGCACGGCAAAGCGAGGTAAGAGAATGTTCTCTTACCTCGCTAGAGCTTTGGGTTGGAGCAGGAGTTAGCGCTTGCCCGCTTCAGGAGCCTCGTCCCAGTCGTCTTCAACCCATTCCGCATATGGATCTTCGTAGTCGTTGGACTCGTCGTAGGAGGAGTCTGCTTGAGACTTTCCTGCGAGCTCGCGCTGGAGCGAGTCCAAATCCATATCCGGCGTGTTGTACTTCAACTGACGAGCAACCTTGGCTTGCTTTGCCTTGGCACGGCCGCGACCCATGGCCTGACCCCCTTGGAGTAAACGGGGCGAACGGAAGACCGTCGCCCCAGGGCTTGATTTCTAAATAAGTGTATTCCTGTAAGACACAATAGCGGGTAGTGACGAAAAATGCTCAAACGGGGCTACGATTTTTGGGTTCGCGTCGCGAAAAATCTGAGGACCACACCACGGATAGCGCTGTTACCTGCGAAGATAGTGAAGTTAGGGCAAATGTGGTGTTACCCCGTGTTAGAGCCCGCGGAGTCGATCGATGGCGGCTCGGCCCGGTCGTGGTGTCGAATCGTCAGGGATTGAATCTGGATCGACCGCCAATGCGGTGTCGCCAGCTACCAGCGTGGCGGACATAGCGCTGCGTTTGACTAATCCAAGGGCGATAGGACCCAGCTCGTGGTCATGCACCACGGTCCCCAACCTACCGACGGTGCGTCCTCCGGAAGTTATCGGGGTTCCGGGGGCGGGTTGGGTTGGTGCAGAACCATCGAGGTGCAGGAGGACGAGGGCGCGAGGGGAACGTCCGAGGTTATGCACCCGGCTGACGGTTTCTTGTCCGCGGTAGCAACCCTTGTCCAGATGGACTGCGCGGCGCAGGAGCTCTGTGGATTCGTGAGGGATGGATTTTGCGTCCAGGTCTGCTGCGAGTTCCGGCTCGCGGGCGTTGACCCTCGCGGCGGTGAAGGTCATAAGACCGGCGAGTTGCCCTCCGGCGGACTCGAGTTGAGCGGTTGTGGCGTCGATAAGCGTGCGTTCCACAAACAGGTCGGTCCTGGGCGGTCCGGCCCAATCGACGATGCGGGCGAGGCAGCCTTCGGGGAGGGGGAGCGTGCCGAAGAGGGTGAGGATTCCAAGGTTGGTGACGTCAATGGTGACATCGGACCAGAACACCATTTTGCGGAGGTAGTCCAGGAGCGAATCGGCCTGGAGGTGGGGAACGTCCAG
It contains:
- a CDS encoding class C sortase → MIARRRTVSGQRASKSKQRKRRSWLWIVLGALLLLYPIVATLWNDHLLQQQAREYSTNVERIEPREEIQRLRREAEEYNAWLETEGHHAMPPEDSSPGFDRYMATLNPPETQGTLGRISIESINVDLPIAHTSRPAVLYHGAGHMFGSDLPIGGLGNNVVITAHTGMVNASMFDQLPTLKNGAIVKVEVLDETLYYQVTGRKIVKPDDWRDITYEPNRDKLTLVTCTPYGINSDRLLVEADRVDPSSLDAGAKWKLPLSWWMILDLLILLIVFLILLIGERRRRKRKQARGMDRDLSRKTNRYQHP
- a CDS encoding acyl-CoA thioesterase gives rise to the protein MPDRSPAITLRFLAAPTDVLMAGNHGINGGRVLEWIDKAAYACATSWSGTYCVTAYVGHIHFFRPIPSGHMVEVRSRIAMTGRSSMHIINEVFSADPREGVFTRACDCLVIFVAKDTATGKSVAVPTYEPTTDEERRVYEAALSRIELRQAIEAEMEKQTYDGPSDAPRLITRFLAKPTDVNWGGKVHGGTAMEWIDEAGAACTMEWSGEHTVAVYAGGIRFYRPIQIGDLIEVDARLIRTDARGMQTSIHVRSGAPRGGRSHLETAIHATVSYVAVDIDGNPLPARQFTPVTEEDKRLFEHAATLRELRSQYSPRPLVAQRQVRLTD
- a CDS encoding sterol carrier family protein — encoded protein: MPTPKKVDPAETRAAVLAIADWIRDEDCGQRPSRSQLADATRLTARTLAQTAPGQSVELRVPPFVAVQCIQGPRHTRGTPPNVVEMSPREWLRVATGMEAFATAKKDCSGTRAGEIEHWLPILNLG
- a CDS encoding VIT1/CCC1 transporter family protein, encoding MTGHDQEFFEPHATGVNSKLNWLRAGVLGANDGIVSVAGLLMGVAAAGAGSKELMTAGIASVASGAVSMALGEYVSVSAQRDTERQLVAKEKWELEHFPDHEHAELVGILKEKGMSAETAEIAATEMENSNALAAHLDMELGMDAEELTNPWVAAGSSAVSFVVGAMIPFLCAIFAPVQARVWVILLGTVVALTLTGGLSAKFSDSSKGRSVTRLVVGGALALGVTYLIGWLFGVSVT
- the purF gene encoding amidophosphoribosyltransferase, coding for MNTVVDDRTFKRPDLDDHGENAPREECGVFGVWAPGEDVAKLTYYGLYALQHRGQEAAGIAVGDGDSIVVFKDLGLVSQVFDEQSLGALKGDLAVGHTRYSTAGGVSWENSQPMFRVTPDDIDVALGHNGNLVNYVELLEEATALGLVSKDSHPSDSDIMTALLANNARDGKTIFQSAQELLPRIKGAFCLTFMDGKSLYAARDPHGVRPLSIGRLDSGWVVASETCALDIVGASFVRDVEPGELLRIDASGIHSVRFAEPTRKLCVFEHVYLARPDSVISGHSVHASRVEIGRRLAKEWPADADMVMPTPDSGTPAAVGYAQGSGIPFGLGLVKNAYVGRTFIQPTQTIRQLGIRLKLNPLKGEIAGKKLVVVDDSIVRGNTQRALIRMLREAGAAEVHVRIASPPVKWPCFYGIDFASPGELIANNVDDSNEAAMVESVRVALGADSLGYVSVDGMVAATGEQRENLCCACFDGKYPLGLPEGNANAELVKTMQAEN
- the purM gene encoding phosphoribosylformylglycinamidine cyclo-ligase; amino-acid sequence: MTDNNEQVTSYAAAGVDIEAGDRAVELFAPHAKRATRPEVRGSLGGFAGLFALGKYKEPLLAAGSDGVGTKLAVAQAMDKHDTIGIDLVAMCVDDLVVCGAEPLFLQDYIAIGKVVPEHVAQIVAGIAEGCVQAGCALLGGETAEHPGVMEPDHYDVSATAVGVVEAEELLGPDRVRTGDVLIAMKSSGLHSNGYSLARHVLLEKAALPLDTHMDELGRTLGEELLEPTRIYAKDCLALANECEVHTFCHVTGGGLVGNMVRIIPEGMVAEMSRATWTPGPIFRTIERLGKVPQEEMEKTFNMGIGMVAVVAAEDRDRALAMLTARHIDAWELGTVRSAADGESDRAILKGAHPDA
- a CDS encoding DUF3073 domain-containing protein, which encodes MGRGRAKAKQAKVARQLKYNTPDMDLDSLQRELAGKSQADSSYDESNDYEDPYAEWVEDDWDEAPEAGKR
- the ygfZ gene encoding CAF17-like 4Fe-4S cluster assembly/insertion protein YgfZ gives rise to the protein MGFVTDYVSPLLSRAGAAPLTDDTLIDHHGVAWHYGDPLGEQRFTSAIIDRSHRVVIAVSGPDAPAFLNNLVSQKLDDAPDGFSAAALDLDAQGHILHHMDVTRQEDTFYLDVPHLQADSLLDYLRKMVFWSDVTIDVTNLGILTLFGTLPLPEGCLARIVDWAGPPRTDLFVERTLIDATTAQLESAGGQLAGLMTFTAARVNAREPELAADLDAKSIPHESTELLRRAVHLDKGCYRGQETVSRVHNLGRSPRALVLLHLDGSAPTQPAPGTPITSGGRTVGRLGTVVHDHELGPIALGLVKRSAMSATLVAGDTALAVDPDSIPDDSTPRPGRAAIDRLRGL